From a single Paraburkholderia sp. D15 genomic region:
- a CDS encoding 2-isopropylmalate synthase has product MSDKLIIFDTTLRDGEQSPGASMTKEEKIRIAKQLERMKVDVIEAGFAASSNGDFDAIQTIAGLIKDSTICSLARANDKDIQRAADALKPADHFRIHTFIATSPLHMEKKLRMTPDQVFEQAKLAVRFARKFTDDVEFSPEDGSRSDMDFLCRVLEAVIAEGATTINIADTVGYGVPELYGQLVKTLRERIPNSHKAVFSVHCHNDLGMAVANSLAGVQIGGARQVECTINGLGERAGNTSLEEIVMAVKTRKDYFGLELGLDTTQIVPASKLVSQITGFVVQPNKAVVGANAFAHASGIHQDGVLKARDTYEIMRAEDVGWSANKIVLGKLSGRNAFKQRLQGLGISLDSEAELNSAFARFKELADRKAEIFDEDIISIVTEESAEAQEKEHYKFLSLSQHSETGEQPHAKIVFSVEGKEITGEARGNGPVDATLNAIETEVGSGSELLLYSVNAITTGTQSQGEVTVRLSRSGRIVNGVGTDPDIVAASAKAYISALNKLYSNVDKLNPQRSE; this is encoded by the coding sequence ATGTCCGACAAACTGATCATATTCGACACCACGTTGCGCGACGGCGAACAATCGCCCGGCGCGTCGATGACGAAAGAAGAGAAAATCCGCATCGCCAAACAACTCGAGCGGATGAAGGTGGACGTGATCGAGGCGGGCTTCGCGGCCAGTTCGAACGGCGACTTCGACGCGATCCAGACCATCGCGGGGCTCATCAAGGACAGCACGATCTGCTCGCTGGCCCGCGCGAACGACAAGGACATTCAACGCGCGGCCGACGCGCTCAAACCCGCCGATCATTTCCGCATCCATACATTCATCGCGACGTCGCCGTTGCATATGGAAAAGAAGCTGCGCATGACGCCCGACCAGGTGTTCGAGCAGGCGAAGCTGGCGGTCCGTTTCGCGCGCAAATTCACCGACGACGTCGAGTTTTCCCCCGAAGACGGCAGCCGCTCGGACATGGACTTCCTGTGCCGCGTGCTCGAAGCGGTGATCGCCGAAGGCGCGACCACCATCAATATCGCGGATACGGTCGGCTACGGCGTGCCGGAGTTGTACGGTCAACTCGTGAAGACGCTGCGCGAGCGTATTCCGAACTCGCACAAGGCGGTGTTCTCCGTGCACTGCCATAACGACCTCGGCATGGCGGTGGCGAATTCGCTGGCTGGCGTGCAGATCGGCGGCGCGCGCCAGGTGGAGTGCACGATCAACGGTCTCGGCGAGCGCGCGGGCAACACGTCGCTCGAGGAAATCGTGATGGCGGTGAAGACCCGCAAGGATTATTTCGGCCTCGAGCTTGGTCTCGATACCACGCAGATCGTGCCCGCATCGAAGCTGGTGTCGCAGATCACCGGTTTCGTCGTGCAGCCGAACAAGGCGGTGGTCGGCGCGAATGCGTTCGCGCACGCGTCGGGCATCCACCAGGACGGCGTGCTGAAGGCGCGCGACACCTACGAAATCATGCGTGCCGAAGACGTGGGCTGGAGCGCGAACAAGATCGTGCTCGGCAAGCTGTCGGGCCGCAATGCATTCAAGCAGCGTCTGCAGGGACTGGGCATTTCGCTGGACAGCGAAGCGGAACTGAACTCCGCATTCGCGCGCTTCAAGGAACTGGCCGATCGGAAGGCGGAGATTTTCGACGAGGACATCATCTCGATCGTCACGGAGGAATCCGCCGAGGCGCAGGAGAAGGAACACTACAAATTCCTGTCGCTGTCGCAGCATTCGGAAACCGGCGAACAGCCGCACGCGAAGATCGTGTTTTCCGTCGAAGGCAAGGAGATTACCGGCGAGGCGCGCGGCAACGGTCCGGTGGATGCGACGCTGAACGCGATCGAAACCGAAGTGGGCAGCGGGTCGGAGCTGCTGCTGTACTCGGTGAACGCGATCACGACCGGCACGCAGTCGCAGGGCGAAGTGACGGTGCGCTTGTCGAGGAGCGGGCGGATCGTCAATGGCGTCGGCACCGATCCGGATATCGTCGCGGCATCCGCGAAGGCTTATATCTCGGCGCTGAACAAGCTGTATTCGAATGTCGACAAGCTGAATCCGCAGCGCTCGGAATGA